The Microcystis panniformis FACHB-1757 region CCAGTGACGTAAATAATCACCTTTGGGATCATAATCTCTCGACTGTTTAGGGATATTAAAATAACGAAATCCTCGCGCGTCATTGCCGACACCAGCAGTGTAATTCCAATTACCCCAATTACTACAGACATCGTAATCAATTAATAACGACTCGAACCATTCTGCTCCCATACACCAATCAATACCGAGATTTTTGGTCAGAAAACTAGCGACATTTTGCCGGCCACGATTCGACATAAATCCTGTAGCGGCTAATTCTCTCATATTAGCATCTACAAGGGGATAACCGGTTTTTCCCTCACACCAGAGATTAAATCTTTCCCAATCTTCTAACCAAGGTAAATAAAGTTCTTGCAAACCAGATTTATAGAAGATTTTATGACCGTGTTTACTGCAAATAAATCGAAAAAAATCTCGCCATAATAATTCAAAAATCAGCCAATAGGTAGAGTCATTTTTTACTCTCGTTTGCTCATATTTTTGTACTTCCTCATAGATATAACGGGGGGAAATACAGCCAAAACTTAACCAGGCTGAGAATTTTGAGGAATAATTAGTCCCTAACATTTCATTGCGGGTTTCCTTATAGGTTTTTAAGGAATCACTATCCCAAATATATTCCTTAATCCGTGATTTTCCTGCCATTTCACCCCCTTGAAACGACAAAACACATCCCTGGTCTAGAATTGGTTCTGTTAAGCCTAAATCGTTTAAACTAGGAATATTTCCTAAATCTATTTTAGGTAATTTTGTCAACTTTTTCGGACTGGGATAAGTTGTTCTTATTTCCCAATGACGTTCGACTTGTTTACGAAAATTAGTAAATAATTCTGGCAGTTGATTAAGGGTAAAAGGTAAGTCATCAGGATGACATAAAGTGGCTGTCCAAAAAGTTTTTATCTGCACAGGAACCCCGGATAAAGCCTTATTTACCGCTTTTTCTACCGCTAATTCCTCTGCTGTTACCTCTTGATGATAATAAACCTTGGCTATCTGCAATTCTTGAACTAATTGCGGGATAATTTCCTCTGGTTTTCCCCATCGGATAATTAAATTACTGTCTAAACTTTCCAGAGATTGTCGCAAATCTGCTACGCTTTCTAATAAAAATTTAGCCCGGAACTTGCCAGTTTTTGGAAACCCGTAGGAAGTAAGACCAAATTGACGCTCATCAAAACAATAGAAGGGAATTATCTCTAATTGTTCTTGAATGGCTCGATAAATTGCCTCGTGATCGTGAACTCGCAGATCATTGCGATACCAAATTAAAACCCGCATTTAACATCAATTAAAAGTTGATAAGTAAGTGGTTATAATTAAATAGAAGATAGATTTTGCCTCTGATCCCCCCTTAATCCCCCCTTGATAAGGGGGGTGCCGATCCCCCTGCCCCCTTATTAAGGGTAGGGTTGATTCATTTAAATTAAGTATAGCTAATTTTGAGTCAATAAATTTGACTGAAGATTCTCAATTTTATCTTTCTCTAACCAAAAGAGTTAGTCACAATAACTAATATTTAATCTTCTGCCAATATTTATTATGAATAAATTGATAAAGCTTGTTCCCAAGCCACTAAAAGCCTATCTCTCTTCAAATTTTCTGAGAGTACATCCTGTTAATTTAGCTAATTTTTCTGCTTCTTACGTCGATAAAACTATCAGTTTTTCCCAACGTTCAGCTAACCACCTCTGTCCCTCCGTTATTGAGAGAAAACCCAAACCTCTGAAAAGATTCAATCCTATGGTTGTGAGAATTGACCAATTGCTGGCCGCTTGAAAATCACTAATTTCGCTTTTATCTTCCTCAAAAATTACATCTTTTACCCAATGTAACTGATTTTCTATTTTCCAGTGTCCTCGAATAATTTTAGCAAATACTTCGGCGGATTCGGTTAGGCTACTGATATAGTAAGCTGTTTCTTCATAGGTTTTATCCCCGCGACTACCCCTTCTTTCTACTTTAATAACTCTTCGCAGATTTTCAAACCCTTTTCTTTCATTTTTCCTCACTTTAAAAACTTCTATTTTTCTTGATATTTTTCGTCCATGACTATTATCTTGTTCAAGAAAAAAACTTTCTGGCTTTGAGGAATTACTCAGGTCTTGTATTCGCTGATAAAGATTTTTCTGATTTCCTTTAACGGTGATAACATAGTCATTTTTAGTCTTGGCTATTAAGCTGATTGTTTTCTTCTGACAGTGTAAAGCATCCCCAGTAAAAACTTTATTTTGGAGAGAGCAATCCTCAATTATAGCTTGCCCTTCGTCGATTTCAGACCCTTTTTTGTTTTCGATTCTTTTTAAGTGTAATACCAAGCCACTTTCTTGACTAAACAATGAGATAAACATGATAAAATTTTGTTGTTCATTGTTAGGATTCTTTAGGGTGTTTTTGAGACTTTTTCCATCTATGCCTAGCCAATTTATATCATCTCTTTGTCCATATTCTTGTAATGCCCATTCATTAAACATTTTTAACAAAATCTGACCATCAACTCCCATCATTACCCTTCTAATTGTTGAATAGGATGGGACTCTTTCTGGAATTATGTTAAATTCTTTACTCAGCCTGTGCCGATTATTTTTAGCAAACTCTCCTAGTTCTCTATAACCTGAGTATCCTAGCATTGTTCCTAGTATTATTACTACTAATACTATCCATAAAGGGTGTCTTTTTCCTTTATCTTTCCGAAAGTCCTTGACTTGTTTTAGTTTTTCTATTAAGCTCAACATATATTTAAAAAGTTGCCGGTCACTTCTCATTTTACCTGATATTGATCGCTTTTACTTTTGATATTCTGATGGGAGAATGAAACAGCCCTACTTATTAAGGGGGGTGCCGATAGGCGGGGGGATCTACCCTTGATAAGGGGGGTGCCTGAAAATTTTTAACACCTACCTACTTAACCGATAAATAGTAAGCAAGATGGGATTTAATTATCTTTTGCCGTAGTAATGGCTATAGTAACGATAATTGTGGTCTTTCCGACTAACATTATTAGCCACTAAACCTAACACGGAAATCTGGGATAATCTCAGATCTTCGAGCAGATTTTTCAGCACAAAGCGATCGGTTTTGCCCAGTTTGGTGACGAGAATTAGGCCAGTGGCCATGGCGGCGAGAATTTTCGCATCGGCAAAAGCGGCGATCGGTGGTAGATCGTAGATAATTAGATCGAAAGCGTGGTCTTGCTGTAATTGCGAGATCATCTCCTGCATTCTCTGGGAAGAAAGCAAGCGGGTTGGATCTGGGGGAATTAGACCGGCGGTAAGAATCGATAAATTCTCGTGGCGGGGTAGGAATTGAATCGCCTCGTTCCAATCGAGACCCTCGGCGAGGACATTACTAAGGCCGTGGTCGTTATCGAGATTAAGTCGTAGGTGAATCTGGGGTCGTCGCAGGTCGGCATCCACCAATAAGACTTTTTGTCCCATACGAGCGGCAGCCTTAGCGATATTTATTGCCGTAGTAGTTTTACCATCTCCCGGTGATACAGAACTAATCACGAGGGACTTGAGGGGGGAATCGGAACCGAGGAGGCGAATATTGGTGTTAAGAGTGTGGAAAGCCTCCGAGAAGGGGGAGAAATTATAGTAGTAGAGGTTTTCGTTGGCTGATTTCGCATTGGTATTAGGGATAGTAAGTTGTTGACCAGCGACTGTTAACTGGGGTAGGGCGGTGATCACTTTTTCGATCTTATCGATGTCTTTGTTCCAGGGAATTGCGCCTAAAAGGGGCAGTTTGGTATCTTCTTTTAGTTCATCTGCACTATGATGAACGGGATCTAATCTTTCAGCTAAAAAGGCTGCCCCTAGGCCTAGTAACAGGCCACCAATAACCCCTAAAGCGAGATTTCGCACGGGTTTAGGAGAAACGAAATCTTCCTCTACTTCTGGAGGGGAAATTAGTTGCCAAGGCACCACTTGTTGTGCCACCTTGAGTTGGAGTTTTTGTTGTTCCTCCAGAAAACGGCCGAGACTGGTGGTGGCAATTTCCAATTCTCGTTGCAAATCCGTATAGCGACGGGCTAAAACCGCCAGATTTTTGACCGAGGCTTTCTGTTGTTCGAGGGCCCGGGCAAGGGATTTTACCTTAATTTCTAGGGTTTGGCGGGTGTTAGCGGCTTCCACCAATTGCTGGGTTAATTCTACCCGCAGAGCGCTGCGTGACACCAAAGCCGGGGAATTACCCACTGTCTGGGGCAGTTTTTCCCCTAGGGTTCTCTGGGCCTCGTTTTGCAGTAGGGGCAGTAAATTGGCTCTTTTTTCCTCTAGGGTGGCGATTATCGGGCTATCTTTCGCGAAAACTGCCGATTGTTTGGCCAATTCCACTTCCACTTCCTGCAGCTGCTTGAGCAAATCTTGATAACCGGGAGATTCACTGAGATAAGTGGCGATAATTGCTTGATTAGGCGCCAATCCCACCTGTTGCTGTAAAGCTTGATAGCGAGAGTTAATTTCGTTAAGGGCAACTTGGGCGACTCTGTACTCCTGCTCGATGCTGGTTAACTGTTGCGATAAACGAGTGGCTTCCTTGTCGGGATCCAGGAAATTGTATTGCTGCCGGAATTGCTGCATTTGTTTTTGTAGAGAATTAACTCGTTCCTGCAGCACGGGCAATTGAGCGTTAACAAAATCCAAGCCTTGATTAATTTCGGTCTTGCGTTCCTGGGAACTATAGTTTAGGTAGTGACTAGCCAAATTGTCTAAAACCAGCTTAATTTTTTCTGGTTCTGCATTTTCGTAAACGATCTCTAAAACTTTCGTATCTTCTAATTGACTAATTTTGAGATCAGATTTGCCAGTTTTACTAATTAAATCACTGTAGGTAAAATCGGGATACTTAGGAGTTATTTTGCTAAGGATGGGGTTAAGGAGTTGAGGACTTTTCAGGACAGCGATTTGGGTTTCATAATCGATGTTCTCTCCACCCAACTGAGGCAGGATATCTTGGGCTGCCAGTTTGAGAGAATTTTTATTTTCCTCAATCGGTTGACCGATGAGCAGCAGGAATCTACCTTGATAGATAGGGGTTTTTAAGAAAGTCCAAGCAGCGATCGCACCTGTTACCCCTAGGGTGATGCCAGCGATTATCCACCAGCGATGCTTGACGACAGAAAGGACTTGACGCAGGTTGAGTTCCTCTTCTTCCTGCGTCACGGAGGGGATAAAAGCTGGTTGGGCAAAAACTGGTAGATTTCCTTGGCTTTGGGTTTTTAAAGCCCCGTTTTGTTGGTTGTTCATCATTAATCAAATAGTCAAGGGATAACTATATTAAACCGCATCTAGTATGCCAGTATAGCTTGAGAATAATTTGGGAATTTGTCCAAACATGGTATCTATTTAAAATAGCCTCAAACCCTTATAGAGTAAGGAATATGACATCTAAAGCTGAGATTGACTTCGGGACACTTTTAAGGATATAAACCGCAACCAGCTAGAGAACTGGAATCTCACTGGCAGGCCATTAACCCTTAAAAGTATTGCTATGCAAAGATCATAGCCGAAAAAACCAAACTACGGTTTTCCCTGTGGATGCGGGTTAAAAGATTTTGCGGTAGCAATCTGGCTCGATTAATTACCGCTTCATCATAAGTAGTCATGCAAAATTAATTACCTGCCCGATCGAGCTAAAACCCTTACGGGGCAATGATCGTCATGTGTAAATAATTTTGCCTAGGTACTTAACACCATGCTACAATGGCAACTATAGTTTTTCCAGAACTGCTAACTTTTGTCCTGCTGCGTCTTATAGTCAAGCTTGCTGATAATCCCCCCGACCAATCAGAACATCCATAGGTAGCCATTCTACACTCAGGAATAGATAAGCTTTTACGCATTTAAGTTACATTGACAGCATTACCCTTATTTTTAAGTTTTCTACTCCATTTAATAATCAATCCCCCTTCATTTAAAAGCTGATTGACTACTTTTTCCAGTTCTTCTTTATTTTCAAATTCTCGATTAGCTATGTACTCTTTAGCGGAATGCCACACTAATTCTATTAGGTTGTAATCTGGACTATAAGCTGGTAAAAACTCTAGCCTAATATTGGGCAACTCTTTTTCCACCTGCTCAATAACATCTTTCTTTTTGTGATAACTAGCATTGTCTAATATGATGATAATTTTCGGTCCTTTTTCTCGAAAATCTTCGGGCAGATTTCCCAAGTTTATCCATTCTTGACGAATCTCTTCATGAAGTTTCTTTAATTGTTCATGGAAAGTTTCTGAATTTCCTTTTTTGATCATAAAACAGACTCGTTTTTTGTCATTATATCTTAAGGCTCCCATCACATTCACCCTTCCTCTTTTTCTTTGTCCATTCACTTTTTTTCGCTTTCCTTTTTTTGTCCAAGCTCTCCTTCTTATTACTCTCAAACTAAATCCACACTCATCCCAAAACCATACCTGGATTGACTCTGGCTTTTCTTTAGCCAACCTTAAATATTCATCTAATTTTTCTTTAAATGCTTTTCTTAATTTCTTGTCTTGCTTATCTTCTAGACTATATTTCGCCCAGATATACACATACTTTTTTCTTCTCAATATTCTTCTCACTTGCGAGCCACTCAGTTTAATTCCTGTTTCCTTTTCTAGATGCTCTGCTAATCTTGCCGCTGTCCATCTCCCGAATTCATATCCAAATTCCTTCGGGTCTTCATCAACTATTTTTAATAGTAAATTAATATATTCCTCTGTGGCTTTTTTATGATTTCCATTTTTTCTCCCATCTTCTAGACTTTCTAAATTGTTAGGATCGCCGTGAACACACCAATGGGCGACCGTTTTGAGTGAACAGCCAATAAAGTCAGCTATTTCTCGTTGAGTTTTTCCGTCGTTTAGCAAGAGAAACATTAAAATTCTTTCCCTAACCTCTGCTCTTTCTTCTTCTTTAAGAGCTTTTTGTAAGTTTTTCTTTTCTTCTAAGTCTAGGAAATCTTTGGCTGGCATAAGTAGGATTTTTCTAAAATTACTATTTCTATTTTAGGTGGTTTAAGTGCGTTTTAGCTTAATTAAGCGGTTAGTTGACCAAGAGTTTTTTCGGGGCAAAGGGGGAAAATTGGGACAAGGAGAGAGAATTAACGGATAAAGCCGAAAAAATAGTTTATTAATGGCTAAAAACAGCTTTAAAATCAGTAAAATCCGTTTGTTTGCTTAGTGTCCTCAATGTAAGTGAGATAATTGAGCAACTATCTTGAGAATTACCAAAATTACCACCCTGGGTTGACAAGGATGCTGAAATAGATTAAACTCACTGAGAACTCAGCATCTGTATCGCTGGTGTAGAGTAAAAAAATTAAACTACAGGCAAAAACCAAATGTCTAAATTTCTTGATAACCTGACTTATCTGCTGAATATTGTTCTGCAAGACATAAAATTACGATTCAAGCTTTATGCCACTAACCAAACACCTATTATAATCTATCAAATGGGCAAAGTGGGTTCTAGCTCGGTGATGAAATCCTTAGAAAAAAAAGCAATTTTGCCATTGTTTAGTGTTCATTTTTTACTCAAAAATGCTGATAATAGAAGCTTTTACAATCCTAATGTTTACGAAATTTTAGAATTAAAGCTGGGCAGAGAAAAGCAAGTCAGAAGTGGTGAGTTTTTATATAACAAGATAATCGTTCCCAAAAAACAGGTAAAGATTATTTCTTTAACTAGGGAACCAATAGGTAGAAATGTTGCAGCTTTTTTTCAGAACTTTGAAAGAGAAACAGGGAAAAAATATGAACAATCCAATTTTACTCTCCAAGAGCTAATGGATATATTTATCAATTTTTTCCCTCATTCAACTCCCCTAGACTGGTTCGATAATCACTTCAAGCCATTTTTAGGGATAGATGTTTATGAATATCCTTTTCCGAAAGAGCAGGGATATTTAAGAATTAACAAAGATAATGTGGATTTATTGATCCTCAAACTAGAAACCTCTGACAGTGTCAAGGAAAAAGCGATCACCGAATTTCTGGGGTTAAAAGAATTTAAGTTAGTAAGGACGAACGTGGGAGAAGATAAAAATTATCGAGATATGTATAAAGAATTTAAGCAAAATCTCAAATTACCACTATCTTATGTAGAGGAGATGTGCAGTTCTAAATACTTTAATCATTTTTACACGGAGGAAGAAATCAGAAAAGTTTATTCACGATGGACTTAGTAGCATCCCTGGAGCAAAGAAAAAGATGAAAAAAACTCCCTTAAAACTAAAAGAACGTTTAATTCGAGATGCGACGGGTTCTCTTGGTTTAAGAGTTGCTTTCATAACCCTTAGTTTTCTGACCAGTATTATTCTAGCTCGCTGGCTCGGTAAAAATGGCTTTGGGGTTTATACCTATGCAATGACTTGGCCTGCTTTGCTGGGCATTCCCGCGACTCTAGGCTTTAATAACTTATTAGTCAGAGAAGTGGCTATCTATAGCAGTCAGTCAGCTTGGGGATTAATGCGTGGTTTATTACAATGGGCAAATGCAATTGTCTTCATAGTTTCTAGCCTAATGGCATTAGTTGCTATTGCTATTATTCTGAACTGGGGACAAGTCAGGGAGCCGGACTTATTACCATCTCTGTGTGTAGCGATGATTTCCTTACCAATTGTCTCTTTAACTAGCTTGAGACTAGCGACGATGAAGGGTTTACACAGGGTGGTTTTAGGGCAAATGCCAGAAAATCTACTAGCTCCCTTAGTTTTTATTATCCTGACGATTTCTAGCTACTGGTTTCTTAGAAATCAAGAAAATATCACTGTCTGGGTGATGGGCTTAAAATTGATATCTCTTGGCATTACTTTTGTCGTTGGTGTGGTACTATTAGCCAGAGTGCTTCCCCAAGAGGTTAAACAGGCTAAACCTGAATACAAAATTCTGACTTGGCTCAAGGACGGCTTACCGTTTATTTTGCTAGGAGGACTAGCGGTGATTAACTCTCGTATCGATATATTGATGCTCGGTGCCTTGAAGGGGGCGGGTGCTGTGGGAGTTTACGCAGTAGTCAGTCGAGTCACTTCTCTGATTATTTTTGGCCTAGGAATCTTGAATAACGTCCTTTCGCCAACTTTTGCCACACTTTATGCAGAGGGAACGCGGGAACAACTGCAAAGGCTGGTTACTCATAGCACTCGTTTAATCAGCTTGTTTGCTCTGGTCATGACTTTGGGGTTGATTGCATTGAGATACTCGATTTTACAGCTTTTTGGTGCTGAGTTTATACAGGGACAAACAGCTTTGATAATTTTGAGTATTGGCTATCTGGTTAACGCTCTGACTGGTTCCGTGGGTCTATTGCTAAATATGACCCGCCATGCTAAATTTAGTGCAGCAACTGTGGCATTTGCCGCTTTGTTAAATGTCTGTCTTAATTGGCTACTAATACCGAAGTGGGGGGTGAATGGTGCAGCCACTGCCACCGCAATCTCGATGATTGTAGGTAATATTATCAGTGCTATCTGGGTACGCCAAAAATTGGGCATCAAATCTACGGCAATTTAAATGGGTGGGTGGAATTAAATATAAGATGAACGTAGGTTGGGTTGAAGCATGAAACCCAACGCCTGCTCATGTTACGCTACCGCTAACCCATCCTACAAATAATTGTGCCTCCCTACTTAAGTATTTGCGTTTCGATGTTATCAGAGAAAACTTACTAAGGAGATATGATGAGCGAAAATGATATTAATTTGGTTAAGATAATAACCTTTGCCTGGCTTTTATTTTGGGCTTTTTTGTCCGGCAAGAATATAATATTTAAGCGCTATTACTCTGCCTACTTAGTAATTATCATTAATTTTTTGTTTTTTGGTGTGCCGTTGTTATTAGATTTAGTAATTGGTGAACCTAAGTACGATTTTTTTCGTGGACTTGATAATCTAAGAGTGGCTGTTAGGGATGAAACAACCTTTTTGGTTTACTGTCTATACATTGCTATCGTGCCAGTAGTATTGTGGTACAATGGAATCCCCAAAGACAAGGAGAGTCATGGAAGATTATTAATCAATAATCAAACATTTTGGGTTAACTTAATTGGTTTCAGCAATAGGTATAAGCTCGGTAAACAATTTAAGTTATTAATGATACTTATTGGTTACTTTCTTTTATTCTTACCTGTCATTGTTTGGTCATTTAGTCCTAATCCCGGTCTCTACATTACTTACGGAGCAAAAGGTGCTGGTCTCTTGTCGGAAGAAGAGTACAACTTTCATCAACTTATACATCTTTCCTCTTTACTCAGTTTGGGTGGACTAATAACAATAATTGTATTGCAAAAAAATAAAAATTTGTCATTAATAAATTTTTACTTTTGGGCAAGTGTTCTCATCCCAATATCGGTAACAATATGGCTTAACGGCAAGAGATCTATTATTGCTTTCGTGATTTTTGCTTTGGTTCTGACTTTACTTTTAAAAAAAGCTTTAAGTAGAGTAAAACTTTTAGCACTTTTATTGGGTTTATTATTAGTTTTTGGCATTTTTTCCTATTCTTATCAAACTTCCTTAGTCAGGAGTATAGATACAAAGCAAATGTATGAAATATCTCGTTTCGATTATGGTAGAGACCATCTGCTTAAACTGTCTATTTACTCAGAATTAAATCCTGATAAATTTAAGATACTGGATCATCGACTTCAGACAGTTTATCATGCTTTAGTTTTATATATTCCTCGCTTTTTGTGGCCAGGTAAACCCATTCCTTATGATTACAAAAAATATATAACAGCGGCCGCCTTTAACATATCTCCCAAAGATGTTCTCCTCGGTCTAACAGGGACTTGGTTGGGGGAATCCTTATCTAATTTTGGTTGGGTAGGAGCTTTTATCGGTCCAATTACAATTGCCTTAATTTGTAGATTTGGAGATTCTACAAAAAATAATTTCTTGATTATTTTTACTTCTTTTATTGCCCTGTGTTTGCTATTGCTAAGTCTAGGCTCTGTCTTTCGTTTTTTGATTATTTGGTTAATACTTTTACTCAGAGAATACTACCAAAAAAAATACAAGAAATATAAAGGATATAAAATATGAATTCAATTCTATAAACGGAGTTATAATTATGGACTAACTAAATAGTTACTTGATAAGTACTTTTTGCCGATCTAGGAAAGACCTATATCATACAGGGTAAGCGCATCTTAACAATCCTTGACAAAATGAACTTTATGTGAGTTGCTTACCCAGAGATCGATTCAGGCATATTTGAGGAGAATTGGCTATCTCAATTGTTAAGCAAAAATCGACCAAATGTTAAGATTTCGTAACTAT contains the following coding sequences:
- a CDS encoding DASH family cryptochrome is translated as MRVLIWYRNDLRVHDHEAIYRAIQEQLEIIPFYCFDERQFGLTSYGFPKTGKFRAKFLLESVADLRQSLESLDSNLIIRWGKPEEIIPQLVQELQIAKVYYHQEVTAEELAVEKAVNKALSGVPVQIKTFWTATLCHPDDLPFTLNQLPELFTNFRKQVERHWEIRTTYPSPKKLTKLPKIDLGNIPSLNDLGLTEPILDQGCVLSFQGGEMAGKSRIKEYIWDSDSLKTYKETRNEMLGTNYSSKFSAWLSFGCISPRYIYEEVQKYEQTRVKNDSTYWLIFELLWRDFFRFICSKHGHKIFYKSGLQELYLPWLEDWERFNLWCEGKTGYPLVDANMRELAATGFMSNRGRQNVASFLTKNLGIDWCMGAEWFESLLIDYDVCSNWGNWNYTAGVGNDARGFRYFNIPKQSRDYDPKGDYLRHWLPELALIKGDKIHEPYKLSPEEQKRYTVILGVNYPRPIVDFFQSIKHNEKIYLQHFSNQ
- a CDS encoding ISAs1 family transposase, translating into MLSLIEKLKQVKDFRKDKGKRHPLWIVLVVIILGTMLGYSGYRELGEFAKNNRHRLSKEFNIIPERVPSYSTIRRVMMGVDGQILLKMFNEWALQEYGQRDDINWLGIDGKSLKNTLKNPNNEQQNFIMFISLFSQESGLVLHLKRIENKKGSEIDEGQAIIEDCSLQNKVFTGDALHCQKKTISLIAKTKNDYVITVKGNQKNLYQRIQDLSNSSKPESFFLEQDNSHGRKISRKIEVFKVRKNERKGFENLRRVIKVERRGSRGDKTYEETAYYISSLTESAEVFAKIIRGHWKIENQLHWVKDVIFEEDKSEISDFQAASNWSILTTIGLNLFRGLGFLSITEGQRWLAERWEKLIVLST
- a CDS encoding GumC family protein, producing the protein MMNNQQNGALKTQSQGNLPVFAQPAFIPSVTQEEEELNLRQVLSVVKHRWWIIAGITLGVTGAIAAWTFLKTPIYQGRFLLLIGQPIEENKNSLKLAAQDILPQLGGENIDYETQIAVLKSPQLLNPILSKITPKYPDFTYSDLISKTGKSDLKISQLEDTKVLEIVYENAEPEKIKLVLDNLASHYLNYSSQERKTEINQGLDFVNAQLPVLQERVNSLQKQMQQFRQQYNFLDPDKEATRLSQQLTSIEQEYRVAQVALNEINSRYQALQQQVGLAPNQAIIATYLSESPGYQDLLKQLQEVEVELAKQSAVFAKDSPIIATLEEKRANLLPLLQNEAQRTLGEKLPQTVGNSPALVSRSALRVELTQQLVEAANTRQTLEIKVKSLARALEQQKASVKNLAVLARRYTDLQRELEIATTSLGRFLEEQQKLQLKVAQQVVPWQLISPPEVEEDFVSPKPVRNLALGVIGGLLLGLGAAFLAERLDPVHHSADELKEDTKLPLLGAIPWNKDIDKIEKVITALPQLTVAGQQLTIPNTNAKSANENLYYYNFSPFSEAFHTLNTNIRLLGSDSPLKSLVISSVSPGDGKTTTAINIAKAAARMGQKVLLVDADLRRPQIHLRLNLDNDHGLSNVLAEGLDWNEAIQFLPRHENLSILTAGLIPPDPTRLLSSQRMQEMISQLQQDHAFDLIIYDLPPIAAFADAKILAAMATGLILVTKLGKTDRFVLKNLLEDLRLSQISVLGLVANNVSRKDHNYRYYSHYYGKR
- a CDS encoding IS630 family transposase gives rise to the protein MPAKDFLDLEEKKNLQKALKEEERAEVRERILMFLLLNDGKTQREIADFIGCSLKTVAHWCVHGDPNNLESLEDGRKNGNHKKATEEYINLLLKIVDEDPKEFGYEFGRWTAARLAEHLEKETGIKLSGSQVRRILRRKKYVYIWAKYSLEDKQDKKLRKAFKEKLDEYLRLAKEKPESIQVWFWDECGFSLRVIRRRAWTKKGKRKKVNGQRKRGRVNVMGALRYNDKKRVCFMIKKGNSETFHEQLKKLHEEIRQEWINLGNLPEDFREKGPKIIIILDNASYHKKKDVIEQVEKELPNIRLEFLPAYSPDYNLIELVWHSAKEYIANREFENKEELEKVVNQLLNEGGLIIKWSRKLKNKGNAVNVT
- a CDS encoding putative capsular polysaccharide synthesis family protein, which produces MSKFLDNLTYLLNIVLQDIKLRFKLYATNQTPIIIYQMGKVGSSSVMKSLEKKAILPLFSVHFLLKNADNRSFYNPNVYEILELKLGREKQVRSGEFLYNKIIVPKKQVKIISLTREPIGRNVAAFFQNFERETGKKYEQSNFTLQELMDIFINFFPHSTPLDWFDNHFKPFLGIDVYEYPFPKEQGYLRINKDNVDLLILKLETSDSVKEKAITEFLGLKEFKLVRTNVGEDKNYRDMYKEFKQNLKLPLSYVEEMCSSKYFNHFYTEEEIRKVYSRWT
- a CDS encoding flippase is translated as MKKTPLKLKERLIRDATGSLGLRVAFITLSFLTSIILARWLGKNGFGVYTYAMTWPALLGIPATLGFNNLLVREVAIYSSQSAWGLMRGLLQWANAIVFIVSSLMALVAIAIILNWGQVREPDLLPSLCVAMISLPIVSLTSLRLATMKGLHRVVLGQMPENLLAPLVFIILTISSYWFLRNQENITVWVMGLKLISLGITFVVGVVLLARVLPQEVKQAKPEYKILTWLKDGLPFILLGGLAVINSRIDILMLGALKGAGAVGVYAVVSRVTSLIIFGLGILNNVLSPTFATLYAEGTREQLQRLVTHSTRLISLFALVMTLGLIALRYSILQLFGAEFIQGQTALIILSIGYLVNALTGSVGLLLNMTRHAKFSAATVAFAALLNVCLNWLLIPKWGVNGAATATAISMIVGNIISAIWVRQKLGIKSTAI
- a CDS encoding oligosaccharide repeat unit polymerase → MMSENDINLVKIITFAWLLFWAFLSGKNIIFKRYYSAYLVIIINFLFFGVPLLLDLVIGEPKYDFFRGLDNLRVAVRDETTFLVYCLYIAIVPVVLWYNGIPKDKESHGRLLINNQTFWVNLIGFSNRYKLGKQFKLLMILIGYFLLFLPVIVWSFSPNPGLYITYGAKGAGLLSEEEYNFHQLIHLSSLLSLGGLITIIVLQKNKNLSLINFYFWASVLIPISVTIWLNGKRSIIAFVIFALVLTLLLKKALSRVKLLALLLGLLLVFGIFSYSYQTSLVRSIDTKQMYEISRFDYGRDHLLKLSIYSELNPDKFKILDHRLQTVYHALVLYIPRFLWPGKPIPYDYKKYITAAAFNISPKDVLLGLTGTWLGESLSNFGWVGAFIGPITIALICRFGDSTKNNFLIIFTSFIALCLLLLSLGSVFRFLIIWLILLLREYYQKKYKKYKGYKI